TGCAAACCAATTCCGCCACGGCGGAGGAAAGCGCTGCTTCGAGCCGTGAAATGGCTGATCATGCTACGCAGCTGCAACATTTGGTGGAATACTATTCATTAGAGGAAGTCGTCGTTTCTGAATGATTCGTTAAACGACTCCATGGTTACTTATTTTGTGTGCGGACGGAATATTCTGTCCGCTTTTTCAGTTGAAAAGGGATGGAACAAGGCACGCTTCCATCCCCGCAACCATATTCTCAACTTCAGTTGTATTCTTCCAGTTTGGCCGGGGGCCGAAAAAAAACCAGTCTGCAGACACGCATTGTCCGCAGACTGGTTACAGCTCATTTTATCATTCAACTCATTCAACTATCTTTTCTTCCTGCTCTCCCTGAAGTTCCTCATCCAGATCTTCCGTGGAGATATTACAGGCATTCTCAATCACAAGCGAAAGATAGTTGCGGTCATTATACAGATCGAGTATTTTGTCCGGCTCGCTGAGCAGCCGGATCTGAGGGCGAAGCGGGTGCCTGACATTCTGTGCAACAACAATCGCGATTTCTCCGTTACTCAGACTGACGCAGGAGCCAACCGGGTAAGGAGAAACCTTTCTTAAAAACGCCTCAACCACTTCCACATCAAAGGCCGTGCCACTCCCACCCATAATATACTCCAGCACTTCTGTGGGAGAAGACGGTTTTCGATAAGGCCGAACGGATGTCAGCGCATCATACACATCCGCTACCGCAATAATCCGGCCAAACAAAGGAATACTGTCTCCCTTCAGGCCACTGGGATAACCGGAGCCGTCAAATTTCTCATGGTGCGTCAAAATACCGGCACAAATCTTTTTATTAACCAACTGGTGCTTTAAAAAAAACTCGGCGCCTTTATAAGGGTGCAGCTTCACCACTTCAAACTCATCCAACGTCAGCTTGGCCGGTTTCGCGATAATCTCAATCGGAATCGACATCTTCCCAATGTCATGCAACAATGCGCAAAGGCCAAGGTCATACAGCTCCTTAGTCTTCATCCCCATAGAAATCCCAATAGCAATTGCCAGGATGGACACACCCAGTGAATGGTTATAAGTATAATCATCATACAGCTTTAAATTAACAATGCTGAGTTCGATGTTTTTATTATTTTTCAGTGCTGTGACTAACTGTTTAGAAACATCCAGAGTCTGATTAATATGGCTGATATTGATGCTCTGCGCATTCTTATCAAACATCTCGAACACGTTTTCGAGATTTGCGATAGCCTCCTGCTTGAGCGCCTTTTTAATCGGCGGGCGAGGCCGCAGCAACTTGCATGCCGGCTGTCCCTCTTGATCATCATTGGAATGGATATATGCCCCTAATACCTGCAGTTCGCTAAGCTTTTGAATGTACGCGCTGGTCAGGATCTGTCCGGAACGCAACATGGCGACTTTACAAGTCTTGTAATCATACAAATACACATCCCGATCCAGCCTCATGCCCTCTTTCAGCTGATCGATAGGAACAAAATTCATGTGCTTCCTTTCTTTCTTGCTCGCTTCGCTAAGCAAATAGTAAAACAAAACTTATTGCACTAAGTGTACAATATTCATTCGGGAAATGCAATTGTTATTTCCGAAAATCGCAACTAATTCTTCTGTTTTTTTTCCTAATGATTTATAAAAACTGTACGATATATATGGTAAGAAGTATTTTTATCGGACAGGAGGATCTCTAATGTCTTCTTTATCTACCAATTCCAGCACATCTTCCTCTTCGCTTTATGCGACGGCAAGTTCTTCCAAACGCATGAGTGGCTTGATGTCGGGATTAGACACCGACGAGCTGGTCAAGCAGCTTACGAGCGGAACGCAGACTAAAATTGACACTGCAAATCAGAAAAAGCAGACTGCCACTTGGCAGCAGGAAGCTTATCAGGCTGTTATCAAGTCAATTTCTGAGTTTCAGTCTAAATACTTTTCCTCTTCTTCCAGCAGCAGCAGCATTTTAAATGCCAATTTCTTCAACAGCACATCGATTAAGAATAACTTTTCTTCCTATGTAGGCGTCAGCGGTTCGTCCAGCGTTGCGAAAAGCATGCAGATTAAATCGATTTCGCAGCTTGCAAAGCAGGCCTCGTTTGTAGCCAGCAACAAGGTTTCCAATCAGGCAATACAAACCGGAGCCATTCAGTCTGAGTGGACAAAGAGCGCCGTAACCGGCTCCACCATGAAGATTAATTTTGAGAGTAAGGATTATACCTTAACTGTTGGTACTAACGGTACCACTAAAACGGCTTCTGAGATTGTGAGCCAGCTTAATCAGCAGCTAAAGGATCAGGGACTTAGTGATAAGCTTAGCGCTTCCATTGACACAGACGGGAAATTTGTTTTAAAAAATAAAGATTCTTCTTCGTCTGCTGCCGTTACAATCAAAAGCGGTTCAGATTCTTTGCTCGGCGGGCTTGGCCTGAAAGCAGATAATTCCGGTACCACGGTAACGGGAGCAACTGCGGTGAACGAAGCATATTTTACGAATCATTCCATTGCTTCCGGATCAAAGCTGAATCTGAGCATCGGCGGCACTGACTACACACTTACTCTTTCCTCTTCTATTTCTCTCCCTGTAAAATCGGCTTCTGAAACAGACGCGGAATTTATGGCGAACTATTCCAAGAAGCTTGAAACTGCGTTAAACGAAGCGGTAAAGTCAAACACGGATCTAAAGGGCAAGATCAGCTTTGATGTGGGTGATGACGGGGCGATTTCTTTAACCTCTACTGAGGGAAAGTCGATTGAGGTAGTCAGCAGCGGCAGCAGCAAAAGCCTGATGAACGGGCTGGGGCTGACAAACAGTGGCAGCTCAGTCAGTGGACAGGTAAATCAGAACGAATTATATAAAACCTATTTGGGCGAATCTCTTTCCGGCTCAAATATAACCTTTGATCTCAACGGGCTTTCAAAGACCATCTCCTTTGATGCAACTGCGACATCAAGCTATGACACGCCGGAAGAGCTGCAGAGCTATCTCCAAAGCAAATTGGATTCTGCTTTTGGCAGCGGAAAGGTTCAGGCTGCAACAAAAGACGGTGGTCTTTCCTTTACAACAACGGGGGGTACTACCGATGTTCTGACGATTTCCTCTTCCAGTAAAAGCGGCGTGCTTGGCGCCGACGGTGCTTTGCATGTATTTGCCGGTGAATCAAACCGCATCAACGTAAATAAGACCCTGCGTGATGTACAGAACGAGCTATCCACTGAGCTGACGAAAGATGGCTCGGATTTACTGTCTGAATATAAGCTTTCCGTCAACGGAAAAGAGTTTTCATTCAAGGCAACCGACAGCGTCAGCACAATTTTAAAAACCATCAACAACGATTCAGATGCTAACGTTACTGTCACTTATTCGAGTACCTTAGACCGTTTTAGTATCGTCGCGAAAAACGGTGGCTCCAACAGTAAGGTGGAAATTAAGGATGTAACCGGCAATCTGTCTGAAGCGCTGTTCGGAAGCGGCACCGTTAACGGAACGGCCGGCCAGGACGCTGTGCTTGATGTCAGCTTTGACAATGGGCAGTCCTTTACAACCATTACCCGCAGCAGCAATACCTTTACGATGGACGACGTGAATTTTGAGCTGCAGAAAACAACCACCGGCTCCGATATCAGTCAAACAAATCCCATCACCTTTTCGTCTGAATCAAAAACAGATGATCTTGTAACGAAAATGAAAGCATTTATCGACGATTACAATGCGATTTTAACAACGGTAAACGGCTATATCTCAGAGAAAAAGCCTACAGACGCTACTTATAAGCCATTAACGGATAATCAGAAAAGTGAAATGAGCGAAAGTCAGATCACCACTTGGGAGAAAAAAGCAAAGCAGGGCCTGATGTTTAACGATTCTCTTCTCAGCAGCTTTGTTCAGGACTGGCGTTCCAGTATGACGGACTTTGTTTCTTCGATGAGCAGCGCTTTGTATCAGGTCGGCATCTCGGCTTCCAGCTATTCCGACAATGGAAAACTAACTGTGGACGAGGACAAGCTCAAAGTGGCACTGAATTCCGATCCGGATAAGGTCACTCAGCTGTTTACTTCTACGGACGGCATCGCTACCCGGATGCAGAATGTCATTAAAAAATACACAAATGACAGCTTAGTAAATACTGGTCTTTTTATCACAAAGGCGGGCTCTTCCACCAGCAAGGTAGACCAGAGTGAATTAGCCAAGAAAATGAAAGCGTACGATACTCAGATTAAAACCCTGAAAACGCAGCTAAAATCCCGGCAGGAATATTATT
Above is a window of Faecalispora anaeroviscerum DNA encoding:
- a CDS encoding HD-GYP domain-containing protein, which codes for MNFVPIDQLKEGMRLDRDVYLYDYKTCKVAMLRSGQILTSAYIQKLSELQVLGAYIHSNDDQEGQPACKLLRPRPPIKKALKQEAIANLENVFEMFDKNAQSINISHINQTLDVSKQLVTALKNNKNIELSIVNLKLYDDYTYNHSLGVSILAIAIGISMGMKTKELYDLGLCALLHDIGKMSIPIEIIAKPAKLTLDEFEVVKLHPYKGAEFFLKHQLVNKKICAGILTHHEKFDGSGYPSGLKGDSIPLFGRIIAVADVYDALTSVRPYRKPSSPTEVLEYIMGGSGTAFDVEVVEAFLRKVSPYPVGSCVSLSNGEIAIVVAQNVRHPLRPQIRLLSEPDKILDLYNDRNYLSLVIENACNISTEDLDEELQGEQEEKIVE
- the fliD gene encoding flagellar filament capping protein FliD, which codes for MSSLSTNSSTSSSSLYATASSSKRMSGLMSGLDTDELVKQLTSGTQTKIDTANQKKQTATWQQEAYQAVIKSISEFQSKYFSSSSSSSSILNANFFNSTSIKNNFSSYVGVSGSSSVAKSMQIKSISQLAKQASFVASNKVSNQAIQTGAIQSEWTKSAVTGSTMKINFESKDYTLTVGTNGTTKTASEIVSQLNQQLKDQGLSDKLSASIDTDGKFVLKNKDSSSSAAVTIKSGSDSLLGGLGLKADNSGTTVTGATAVNEAYFTNHSIASGSKLNLSIGGTDYTLTLSSSISLPVKSASETDAEFMANYSKKLETALNEAVKSNTDLKGKISFDVGDDGAISLTSTEGKSIEVVSSGSSKSLMNGLGLTNSGSSVSGQVNQNELYKTYLGESLSGSNITFDLNGLSKTISFDATATSSYDTPEELQSYLQSKLDSAFGSGKVQAATKDGGLSFTTTGGTTDVLTISSSSKSGVLGADGALHVFAGESNRINVNKTLRDVQNELSTELTKDGSDLLSEYKLSVNGKEFSFKATDSVSTILKTINNDSDANVTVTYSSTLDRFSIVAKNGGSNSKVEIKDVTGNLSEALFGSGTVNGTAGQDAVLDVSFDNGQSFTTITRSSNTFTMDDVNFELQKTTTGSDISQTNPITFSSESKTDDLVTKMKAFIDDYNAILTTVNGYISEKKPTDATYKPLTDNQKSEMSESQITTWEKKAKQGLMFNDSLLSSFVQDWRSSMTDFVSSMSSALYQVGISASSYSDNGKLTVDEDKLKVALNSDPDKVTQLFTSTDGIATRMQNVIKKYTNDSLVNTGLFITKAGSSTSKVDQSELAKKMKAYDTQIKTLKTQLKSRQEYYYNKFTALETYISKMNSQASFFTSSSST